From Candidatus Dormiibacterota bacterium, the proteins below share one genomic window:
- a CDS encoding cold-shock protein — MAKGKVKWFNNSKGYGFITQEDGTDIFVHFSAIQGDGYKTLEEGQAVEFETTQGPKGLQAANVSKV, encoded by the coding sequence GTGGCCAAGGGCAAGGTGAAGTGGTTCAACAACAGCAAGGGATACGGTTTCATCACGCAGGAGGACGGCACGGACATCTTCGTCCACTTCTCCGCCATCCAGGGTGATGGCTACAAGACGCTGGAAGAGGGGCAGGCGGTCGAGTTCGAGACCACCCAGGGACCCAAAGGGCTGCAGGCGGCCAACGTCAGCAAGGTCTGA
- a CDS encoding tetratricopeptide repeat protein: MLRRPAAGLSPLPSVLLGALLALCGAQGCGASNPAATIEEARRLRDSGRPADAAALLADLVKRSPRDFKARYELALAWHAARNEENALAEAASAIEIDPASPDARLLRADVLVALKRDDEALPELRQVVATDPSRPGVHRRIGEIHARAGRVEQMLNQMEKELAVNPRDAGTLTEIGIHSFQSGRLDEASERLERAVSLLPDLARALQYLGEVRIRQKRYSEGLDLQKRALADDPGNAQLVVNHAAALDSYGDPRDAETVLKAALDRGLRDPRIYVQLGKHEREWLRFDDAAAALKRALEIAPGNAEAHFYLGRTYDTQGRDDEALHEFEEAVRLAPFDPYAHYSIGMILAARGKTNEAIARFRRSVELKADNPKAHYALARSLRKIGRKEEAERELAVHGELLKKQRESKHEGVATAD; encoded by the coding sequence ATGCTTCGCAGGCCGGCCGCCGGTTTGTCCCCCCTCCCCTCTGTCCTCCTCGGCGCCCTGCTGGCGCTTTGCGGCGCCCAGGGCTGCGGCGCTTCGAATCCCGCCGCGACCATCGAAGAGGCGCGGCGGTTGCGCGACAGCGGGCGCCCCGCGGATGCGGCGGCTCTGCTCGCAGACCTCGTGAAGCGCTCTCCGCGCGATTTCAAGGCGCGCTACGAGCTCGCGCTGGCCTGGCACGCGGCCAGGAACGAAGAGAATGCTCTCGCCGAGGCCGCCAGCGCCATCGAGATCGATCCCGCCTCCCCTGACGCCCGGCTGCTGCGCGCCGACGTCCTGGTGGCGCTGAAACGGGACGACGAGGCGCTCCCGGAGCTGCGCCAGGTCGTCGCCACCGACCCGTCGCGCCCCGGCGTCCATCGCCGGATCGGCGAGATTCACGCCCGCGCCGGCCGAGTCGAGCAGATGCTCAACCAGATGGAGAAGGAGCTGGCGGTCAATCCGCGGGACGCCGGGACGCTGACCGAGATCGGCATCCACTCTTTCCAGTCCGGACGTCTGGACGAGGCCTCGGAGCGGCTCGAGCGGGCGGTGTCGCTGCTGCCGGATCTGGCGCGTGCGCTGCAGTACCTGGGGGAGGTGCGCATCAGGCAGAAGCGGTACAGCGAGGGGCTGGATCTGCAGAAGCGCGCCCTGGCCGACGACCCCGGGAACGCGCAGCTCGTCGTGAACCATGCCGCCGCGCTCGACAGCTACGGCGATCCGCGCGACGCCGAGACGGTCCTGAAGGCGGCCCTCGACCGTGGTCTCCGCGATCCGCGCATCTACGTCCAGCTGGGCAAGCACGAGCGCGAGTGGCTGCGGTTCGACGACGCGGCGGCCGCCCTGAAGCGCGCCCTCGAGATCGCCCCGGGGAACGCCGAGGCCCATTTCTACCTGGGGAGGACCTACGACACCCAGGGCCGCGACGACGAGGCGCTGCACGAGTTCGAAGAGGCGGTCCGTCTGGCCCCCTTCGATCCGTACGCCCACTACTCCATCGGAATGATCCTCGCCGCCCGCGGCAAGACGAATGAGGCGATCGCCCGCTTCCGCCGCTCCGTCGAGCTCAAGGCCGACAACCCCAAGGCGCACTACGCGCTGGCCCGGTCCCTGCGGAAGATCGGGCGCAAGGAGGAGGCCGAGCGCGAGCTCGCGGTGCATGGCGAGCTTCTCAAGAAGCAGCGTGAGAGCAAGCATGAGGGCGTTGCGACCGCCGACTGA